The following are encoded in a window of Peromyscus leucopus breed LL Stock chromosome X, UCI_PerLeu_2.1, whole genome shotgun sequence genomic DNA:
- the LOC114705283 gene encoding embryonic testis differentiation protein-like, which yields MDKEKPEARPSPPEPNMELIPSRELKGRKPSNNILIYLIDRQLGRPRNDVDLFEWIWTIT from the coding sequence ATGGATAAAGAAAAGCCTGAAGCCAGACCCAGCCCGCCAGAACCTAACATGGAGCTGATCCCGTCCAGGGAGCTAAAAGGCCGCAAGCCTTCCAATAATATACTGATCTATTTGATTGATAGGCAACTGGGGAGGCCCAGAAATGATGTGGATTTGTTTGAATGGATTTGGACCATAACATAA